The following are encoded together in the Anaerosporomusa subterranea genome:
- a CDS encoding tyrosine-type recombinase/integrase, whose protein sequence is MAKGTRKGHGEGTTYHCKDGYWRGQITIGRDHEGKQKRKTFSAKSQKEVIALMKEFQYKQSRGELPKTNMINLGDWMISWLENYKKPNLRQTTYENYETIIKTHILKSQISKAQIQKLTTDQIQKFMAAKAEKGKTVAVKEEVQENGQTVIKVKHIEGPLSHRTVNFVHFLIQAALEQALKNNIIVKNVASLCEKYKQDKQEVKPLTKEGATSLLQTLKNHRMYAAILLDLMTGLRRGELLALRWSNVDLERGSITITENLVRVKGGSKTHKPKTKSSIRTIQIPERVKEALKIHKAQQDAEKAKVEEKLKENKDDQIEPYEDNDMVFCQPNGKKIQPRNFQRMFEGWASKAGLPKGTRLHDLRHTFVTNMFALGVDIKTVQSYTGHSDTRTLLDTYAHVIPESQKSAAKKMNDILPEI, encoded by the coding sequence ATGGCAAAAGGTACTCGGAAAGGTCACGGCGAGGGCACAACGTACCATTGTAAGGATGGTTACTGGAGAGGCCAAATAACTATCGGTAGAGATCACGAAGGAAAGCAAAAACGGAAGACATTCTCCGCTAAGTCTCAAAAAGAAGTTATTGCGCTGATGAAGGAGTTCCAGTATAAGCAAAGTCGTGGAGAATTGCCTAAGACCAATATGATTAACTTGGGTGATTGGATGATTTCTTGGCTGGAAAACTATAAGAAGCCAAACCTCCGGCAGACTACCTATGAAAACTACGAAACAATTATTAAGACCCATATTTTGAAAAGCCAGATTAGCAAGGCTCAAATCCAGAAACTTACAACTGACCAGATCCAAAAGTTTATGGCTGCAAAAGCCGAGAAGGGCAAAACAGTCGCTGTCAAAGAAGAAGTTCAAGAAAACGGTCAAACGGTAATCAAGGTAAAGCATATTGAAGGTCCGCTTTCTCATCGAACGGTAAATTTCGTACACTTCTTAATTCAAGCTGCCCTTGAGCAGGCCTTGAAAAACAACATTATAGTTAAAAATGTTGCAAGCCTTTGTGAGAAATATAAACAGGACAAGCAGGAAGTCAAGCCGCTAACAAAAGAAGGTGCAACGAGCCTTTTGCAGACTCTAAAGAATCATCGTATGTACGCTGCGATACTCCTTGATTTGATGACAGGTCTCCGTAGGGGTGAACTACTGGCACTGCGTTGGTCAAATGTAGACCTTGAGAGAGGTAGTATCACAATCACTGAGAACCTTGTAAGGGTCAAAGGTGGTAGTAAGACACATAAGCCGAAAACCAAGAGTTCTATAAGAACTATTCAGATTCCCGAAAGGGTCAAGGAGGCCTTGAAGATACACAAGGCTCAACAGGATGCTGAAAAGGCAAAGGTCGAGGAGAAGCTGAAGGAAAATAAAGATGATCAGATAGAGCCATATGAAGATAATGATATGGTCTTTTGTCAGCCTAACGGCAAGAAAATTCAGCCGAGGAATTTCCAAAGGATGTTTGAGGGATGGGCTTCAAAGGCAGGGTTACCAAAAGGTACTCGGTTGCACGATCTTAGGCATACCTTCGTAACAAATATGTTTGCGTTAGGAGTAGACATTAAAACTGTCCAGAGTTACACAGGCCACTCCGACACAAGGACACTTTTAGACACCTATGCACATGTTATACCTGAGTCACAAAAGAGTGCTGCTAAAAAAATGAATGATATTCTTCCGGAGATATAG